Proteins from one Malaya genurostris strain Urasoe2022 chromosome 2, Malgen_1.1, whole genome shotgun sequence genomic window:
- the LOC131429356 gene encoding uncharacterized protein LOC131429356 — MALSLRALCKQERFYLDTMQNLLDFVQNYNMIRDKEQLPVWRERLEETFDKFQGNRLQMDLLEEDGHYLDDTSMEGARDIESVLETGLKTDASRAARDQFELNYNCSSSACRVCGQKHHTMLHHQASSRNPNQSQPSKAPTNPPVANQTQSQPQNSRNPQIVSNQTSSQTIPTDAPRASTSSSLSHCSTSLVANVRQIPSTVLLQTALVKTFNPAGNVLWARVLLDPASQLNVVSERFIQRLSVRKQKDHRVIGGIGVSSHSVVVRIQSHYTEFSADLKFHILNEITRKLPSNAVDTSEWIWPTDIILADPKFHEPAHIDMIIGMEIYYDLLLDGLIRLGPEKPVLQQTALGWVVSGKVGVLPPSQSNTSIVHICSSEALDDQLAMFWELESCPSSSIMSVEETECERHFAATTSRDSTGRFVVVLPKKASVLSQLGNSYEIAKRRFLSLERRLHVNPNLRSSYAAFIEEYRNLKHMHEVTDSQTSSSTSYYLPHHCVVRPDSITTKLRVVFDASCTTDTGVSLNDALMVGPVVQEDLISIILRFRTHRYAIIADIEKMYRQVLVHPSDHLLQRILWRDEPSEPIKSYELTTVTYGTCAAPYLATKCLQELSKLGQISYPAAAQMIAKDFYMDDLISGANNIEEGKTLCSQLLKLLQSAGFRLRKWSSNCPEILAHIPAEFRDKRSIFDLHSSETVKTLGLKWEPASDMFLFQAPKWNKEAIITKRIALSDAARLYDPLGLVGPVIVLAKMFMQDLWRNQKSWDEPLEDDHQTRWLQFRNELIALETLAVPRWVISMPEISIIELHGFCDASEKAYGACIYMRSVSANGDIAVRLLTSKSKVAPLGDSKRDKRICLPRLELSSALLLSHLYQKQTLPGGRPLLPIVSPKSSTLRSKEFGPMFLELKTQLTLFPAACCPVN; from the exons ATGGCACTCAGTTTAAGAGCACTCTGCAAGCAGGAACGTTTCTACTTAGACACGATGCAGAATCTGTtagattttgttcaaaattataaCATGATTCGAGATAAAGAGCAACTCCCGGTGTGGCGAGAAAGATTGGAGGAAACGTTTGATAAATTTCAAGGTAACCGTTTGCAGATGGATCTGTTAGAGGAGGATGGTCACTATCTTGATGACACCTCGATGGAAGGAGCCAGAGATATCGAAAGTGTACTTGAAACGGGACTTAAAACAGATGCTAGCCGTGCAGCAAGAGATCAATTCGAGCTGAACTAT AACTGTTCGTCCAGTGCATGTCGTGTTTGTGGTCAAAAGCACCACACGATGTTACACCATCAAGCTAGCAGTCGCAATCCAAATCAAAGCCAGCCTTCTAAAGCACCTACAAATCCACCTGTCGCGAATCAAACTCAGTCTCAACCTCAGAACAGTCGAAACCCGCAAATTGTTTCGAATCAGACTTCCTCGCAAACCATTCCTACGGATGCTCCCCGTGCATCAACATCGTCATCACTCAGCCATTGCTCCACCTCCTTGGTTGCCAATGTTCGTCAAATTCCGTCGACTGTGTTACTGCAGACAGCTTTAGTTAAAACTTTCAACCCTGCTGGAAACGTTTTGTGGGCTAGAGTGTTGCTCGATCCCGCATCGCAGCTGAATGTCGTCTCAGAACGATTCATACAACGTCTATCAGTTCGAAAGCAAAAAGATCATCGTGTTATTGGAGGAATTGGCGTTTCTTCTCACTCCGTCGTTGTTCGTATTCAGTCTCACTATACCGAATTTAGTGCCGACCTCAAATTCCatattttgaatgaaataaCTCGTAAACTTCCCTCAAATGCTGTTGATACTTCCGAATGGATCTGGCCGACGGATATCATTCTTGCTGATCCAAAATTCCACGAACCTGCACATATCGACATGATCATCGGAATGGAGATTTATTACGATCTACTCCTTGACGGGCTAATTCGTTTGGGTCCTGAAAAACcggtgttgcaacaaactgcccTGGGCTGGGTAGTCTCAGGAAAGGTGGGAGTTCTTCCACCAAGTCAATCGAATACAAGTATCGTTCATATATGTAGCTCAGAAGCCCTCGATGATCAATTAGCGATGTTTTGGGAGTTAGAGTCCTGTCCATCTTCAAGCATCATGTCTGTCGAAGAAACAGAGTGTGAGAGACATTTTGCGGCTACCACTAGTCGAGATAGTACAGGGCGTTTTGTGGTAGTACTTCCAAAGAAAGCATCCGTTCTTTCTCAACTCGGAAATTCTTATGAGATTGCGAAACGTCGATTTCTTTCATTGGAGCGTCGATTGCATGTCAATCCAAATCTACGATCGTCATATGCGGCGTTTATCGAGGAATATCGCAACCTGAAACATATGCATGAAGTCACAGATTCACAGACAAGTTCGAGCACATCATATTATCTTCCGCATCATTGTGTTGTGCGTCCTGATAGCATCACCACAAAACTACGTGTTGTATTTGATGCATCATGCACTACAGACACCGGTGTTTCATTGAATGATGCTCTGATGGTAGGACCGGTGGTTCAGGAAGATCTCATTTCCATCATCTTACGTTTTCGAACACACCGGTACGCTATAATTGCGGACATCGAGAAAATGTATCGGCAAGTATTGGTCCACCCATCTGATCACTTACTTCAACGGATACTCTGGCGGGATGAGCCGTCCGAACCGATTAAGAGCTACGAGTTGACAACAGTCACGTACGGAACTTGTGCTGCGCCATATCTTgctacaaaatgtctccaagagCTTTCCAAACTTGGCCAGATATCGTATCCTGCGGCCGCTCAAATGATTGCTAAGGATTTTTACATGGACGACCTGATTAGTGGGGCTAACAATATCGAAGAAGGAAAGACTCTTTGTTCACAACTTCTAAAACTTCTTCAATCTGCAGGATTCCGTTTGAGAAAATGGTCGTCGAATTGTCCAGAAATCTTAGCTCACATCCCTGCAGAATTTCGTGATAAACGCAGCATATTTGATTTACACTCATCGGAAACCGTGAAAACACTTGGGCTCAAGTGGGAGCCAGCTTCAGATATGTTTTTATTTCAAGCGCCGAAGTGGAATAAAGAGGCAATCATTACAAAACGAATTGCTCTTTCCGATGCTGCGCGTCTCTACGACCCCTTAGGACTGGTTGGCCCGGTAATTGTACTCGCCAAAATGTTCATGCAGGACTTGTGGAGAAATCAAAAATCTTGGGACGAACCGTTAGAAGATGATCACCAAACTCGCTGGCTACAGTTCCGTAATGAATTGATCGCACTAGAAACACTTGCTGTTCCTCGTTGGGTTATATCGATGCCTGAAATCAGTATCATCGAGTTGCATGGATTTTGCGATGCCTCCGAAAAGGCATATGGTGCGTGCATCTATATGCGATCTGTTTCCGCCAATGGAGATATAGCTGTTCGACTTCTCACGTCGAAATCGAAAGTCGCCCCTCTCGGCGATAGTAAAAGGGATAAAAGGATTTGCTTGCCTCGCTTAGAACTCTCTTCGGCACTACTTCTCAGTCACCTTTATCAGAAG CAAACCCTTCCCGGTGGAAGACCTTTGTTGCCAATCGTGTCTCCGAAATCCAGCACATTACGAAGCAAGGAGTTTGGTCCCATGTTCCTGGAATTGAAAACCCAGCTGACATTATTTCCCGCGGCATGCTGCCCAGTCAATTGA